One genomic segment of Luteimonas galliterrae includes these proteins:
- a CDS encoding AMP-binding protein yields MSAVIEHRDSGATQRVLASGDGMRALLFDGNGAITLADYFAQVRGLAAMLPAAGHVINLCEDRYKFLVAFGAAALRGQVTLLPSSRAPAVIDEVRARYPDSYCLGEQSFPDTPPHYWRLPERMPRQDGAPPMIDSDALIAIGFTSGSTGSPKPNPKTWGSFHTSTAQNLAALRDLWPAGAVPNFVATVPPQHMYGMEMSVLMPLLGGAAVHAERPFFPGDVARALQQAAAPRVLVTTPVHLRALVESGVELSPLTGIVSATAPLPQALAAEAERRFDCEVREVFGSTETCVIARRRTAREDAWQLLPGVRLAPQPDGTLVHAAHLDAPVVLADLVELEGEHAFHLRGRNADLLEIAGKRASLGDLNRKLLSIPGVEDGVVFQLDETDAAGVRRIAALAVAPTLRETDILGHLQRGVDAVFLPRPLLRVAALPRNETGKLPRDVLLALLRSRMR; encoded by the coding sequence ATGTCCGCAGTCATCGAGCACCGGGATTCCGGCGCGACGCAACGAGTCCTCGCCAGCGGCGACGGCATGCGCGCGTTGCTGTTCGACGGCAACGGTGCGATCACATTGGCCGATTATTTCGCGCAGGTGCGAGGGCTGGCGGCGATGCTGCCGGCGGCCGGCCACGTCATCAACCTGTGCGAGGACCGCTACAAATTCCTGGTCGCGTTCGGTGCCGCTGCGCTGCGCGGCCAGGTGACGCTGCTGCCGTCGTCGCGCGCGCCCGCGGTGATCGACGAAGTGCGAGCACGCTATCCGGACAGCTACTGCCTGGGCGAACAATCGTTCCCCGACACGCCGCCGCATTACTGGCGCCTGCCCGAGCGCATGCCGCGGCAGGACGGCGCGCCGCCGATGATCGACAGCGATGCGCTGATCGCGATCGGATTCACCTCCGGCAGCACCGGTTCGCCCAAGCCCAACCCCAAGACCTGGGGCAGCTTCCATACCAGCACCGCGCAGAATTTGGCCGCGCTGCGCGACCTGTGGCCGGCCGGCGCGGTGCCCAATTTCGTCGCCACCGTGCCGCCGCAGCACATGTACGGCATGGAAATGTCGGTGCTGATGCCGCTGCTGGGCGGGGCGGCGGTGCATGCGGAGCGTCCCTTCTTCCCCGGCGATGTCGCCCGCGCGCTGCAGCAGGCCGCCGCGCCGCGCGTGCTGGTGACCACGCCGGTGCATTTGCGCGCGTTGGTCGAATCCGGCGTGGAGCTGTCGCCGCTGACGGGCATCGTGTCGGCCACCGCGCCTCTGCCGCAAGCCTTGGCGGCAGAGGCCGAACGGCGCTTCGATTGCGAAGTGCGCGAGGTGTTCGGTTCCACCGAAACCTGCGTGATCGCGCGCCGCCGCACCGCGCGCGAAGACGCTTGGCAGCTGCTGCCCGGCGTGCGCCTGGCGCCGCAACCCGACGGCACGCTGGTCCACGCCGCGCATCTGGATGCGCCGGTGGTGTTGGCCGACCTGGTCGAATTGGAAGGCGAACACGCATTCCATCTGCGCGGCCGCAACGCCGACCTGCTGGAAATCGCCGGCAAGCGCGCTTCGCTCGGCGACCTGAATCGCAAGCTGCTGTCGATTCCCGGCGTGGAGGACGGCGTGGTGTTCCAGCTCGACGAAACCGATGCCGCCGGCGTGCGCCGCATCGCCGCGCTGGCGGTGGCGCCGACGCTGCGCGAAACCGACATCCTGGGCCATTTGCAGCGCGGCGTGGATGCCGTCTTCCTGCCGCGTCCGTTGCTGCGCGTGGCCGCTCTGCCGCGCAACGAGACCGGCAAGTTGCCGCGCGATGTCTTGCTGGCATTGCTGCGTAGCCGCATGCGATAA
- a CDS encoding 4'-phosphopantetheinyl transferase family protein gives MSATDAGHAIGPIRWAWHPHPRTQPAEIAALHWLERRLGLARDTLPLVREARGRPRIQPPAGGYDASWSHSGEGLLVALGEGVEVGVDMEWRRARPRALELAQRYFAASETQWLASLPQAACEDVFLRLWCAKEAVLKADGYGLAFGLHRLAFVESDHGLTLGVCDPALGQPQDWHLHEFVPSLGYVAAIAWRSPPLNRSS, from the coding sequence ATGTCCGCGACCGACGCCGGCCATGCCATCGGCCCGATCCGCTGGGCCTGGCACCCCCATCCGCGCACGCAGCCGGCCGAAATCGCGGCGCTGCATTGGCTGGAACGGCGCCTGGGCCTGGCCCGGGACACGCTGCCGCTGGTGCGCGAGGCGCGCGGCCGGCCGCGGATCCAGCCGCCCGCGGGGGGCTACGACGCCAGTTGGAGCCACAGCGGCGAGGGCCTGCTGGTCGCGCTCGGCGAAGGCGTCGAGGTGGGCGTGGACATGGAATGGCGGCGCGCGCGGCCGCGCGCGCTGGAGCTGGCGCAGCGCTATTTCGCGGCCTCGGAAACGCAATGGTTGGCGTCCCTGCCGCAGGCCGCATGCGAAGACGTCTTCCTGCGATTGTGGTGCGCCAAAGAAGCCGTGCTGAAGGCCGACGGATATGGCCTGGCGTTCGGTCTGCATCGGCTTGCTTTCGTTGAATCCGACCACGGTTTGACGCTCGGCGTTTGCGATCCAGCGCTGGGTCAACCGCAGGATTGGCATCTGCATGAATTCGTGCCCTCGCTCGGTTACGTCGCCGCGATCGCGTGGCGTTCGCCGCCGCTGAACCGCTCTTCGTAG
- the rsmG gene encoding 16S rRNA (guanine(527)-N(7))-methyltransferase RsmG, with product MNKDVPALRAELDAGLSALSLDTALAEPLLAYLTLLDRWNRTYNLTAIRDPRDMVAKHLLDSLAMQPYVRNTATLADLGTGPGLPGIPLAIALPSLQVTLVESNGKKARFLREAVRALRLGNARVAESRAEALDEPGAYEAITARALATLPEILAVGGHLLAPAGRLLAMKGARPDDEIAAVPAGWRLEAIHALAVPGLAAERHLVVVARDTA from the coding sequence ATGAATAAAGACGTTCCCGCGCTGCGCGCCGAACTCGACGCGGGCCTGTCCGCACTGTCCTTGGACACCGCGCTGGCCGAACCGCTGCTGGCCTATCTCACCCTGCTCGACCGCTGGAACCGCACCTACAACCTCACCGCGATCCGCGATCCTCGCGACATGGTCGCCAAGCACCTGCTCGATTCGCTGGCGATGCAGCCTTACGTCCGCAACACCGCCACGCTCGCCGACCTGGGCACCGGCCCGGGATTGCCGGGCATACCGCTGGCCATCGCCCTGCCCTCGCTGCAGGTGACGCTGGTCGAATCCAACGGCAAGAAGGCCCGCTTCCTGCGCGAAGCCGTACGCGCGCTGCGCCTGGGCAATGCGCGCGTGGCCGAATCGCGGGCCGAGGCGCTGGACGAACCCGGCGCGTACGAGGCGATCACCGCGCGCGCCCTGGCCACGCTGCCGGAGATCCTCGCCGTCGGCGGCCACCTGCTGGCTCCCGCCGGCCGGCTGCTGGCGATGAAGGGCGCGCGTCCCGACGACGAAATCGCCGCTGTGCCGGCGGGATGGCGGCTGGAGGCCATCCATGCCCTCGCGGTGCCCGGATTGGCGGCGGAGCGGCATCTGGTGGTCGTGGCTCGCGATACGGCGTAG
- a CDS encoding ParA family protein: protein MARIIAIANQKGGVGKTTTAVNLAAALARTPKRVLLVDLDAQGNATMGSGIDKRELSASSCDVLLEEMHASDAIVRTPEDFDLLPGNTDLTAAEIELMDEEGREQRLKRALDPLRDKYDFIIVDCPPALSLLTLNALTAADSVLVPMQCEYYALEGLTALLQTIDALKAKLNPGLEIEGVLRTMFDVRNNLANAVSAELTNHFGDKVFRTIVPRNVRLAEAPSHGQSIVGYDKASRGSIAYLGLAGEVLRRQHERNKNATEKAA, encoded by the coding sequence ATGGCCCGCATCATCGCCATCGCCAACCAGAAAGGCGGGGTCGGCAAGACCACCACCGCCGTCAACCTGGCCGCTGCGCTGGCGCGCACGCCCAAGCGCGTGCTGCTGGTCGACCTGGACGCGCAAGGCAACGCCACCATGGGCAGCGGCATCGACAAGCGCGAGCTGTCCGCGTCCAGCTGCGATGTGCTGCTGGAAGAAATGCACGCCAGCGACGCGATCGTGCGCACGCCCGAGGATTTCGACCTGCTGCCCGGCAATACCGACCTGACCGCGGCCGAAATCGAACTGATGGACGAGGAAGGCCGCGAGCAACGCCTGAAGCGCGCGCTCGATCCGCTGCGCGACAAATACGATTTCATCATCGTCGACTGCCCGCCGGCGCTGTCGCTGCTGACCTTGAACGCGCTGACCGCGGCCGATTCGGTGCTGGTGCCGATGCAGTGCGAGTACTACGCGCTGGAAGGGCTGACCGCGCTGCTGCAGACCATCGACGCGCTCAAGGCCAAGCTCAACCCCGGTCTTGAGATCGAAGGCGTGTTGCGCACCATGTTCGACGTGCGCAACAACCTGGCCAATGCGGTCTCGGCCGAACTCACCAATCATTTCGGCGACAAGGTGTTCCGCACCATCGTGCCGCGCAACGTGCGCCTGGCCGAGGCGCCCAGCCACGGCCAGAGCATCGTCGGCTACGACAAGGCCTCGCGCGGTTCGATCGCCTATCTGGGCCTGGCAGGAGAAGTGCTGCGTCGCCAGCACGAGCGCAACAAGAACGCTACGGAGAAGGCGGCATGA
- a CDS encoding ParB/RepB/Spo0J family partition protein, whose product MTATKPNPGKKRGLGRGLEALLGPKAAAEAPVLEATPTDKLHSLPVDALSPGKYQPRRNMDPDKLTELAESIRAQGVIQPIVVRDLGGKRYEIIAGERRWRASQQAGLSEIPVVVREVDDRTVVAMALIENIQREDLNPLEEAQALHRLIEEFALTHAQAAEAVGRSRAAVSNLLRLLELPPAIRALLESRRLEMGHARALLTLSPELASRLASDAAEHGWSVREVEHRAQQFAHGAVPSVGKKKTAGKSRPSADIASLENELSESLGTKVSIAHGRAGKGRLVIHYTDLDTLDGVLERLRGKSA is encoded by the coding sequence ATGACCGCGACAAAACCCAATCCCGGCAAGAAGCGCGGCCTGGGCCGCGGCCTGGAAGCCCTGCTCGGCCCGAAAGCCGCCGCCGAAGCGCCGGTGCTGGAAGCCACGCCCACCGACAAGCTGCATTCGCTGCCGGTCGATGCGCTGTCGCCTGGCAAGTACCAGCCGCGCCGCAACATGGATCCGGACAAGCTGACCGAGCTGGCCGAATCGATCCGCGCGCAAGGCGTGATCCAGCCGATCGTGGTGCGCGACCTGGGCGGCAAACGTTACGAAATCATCGCCGGCGAACGCCGCTGGCGCGCCTCGCAGCAGGCCGGGCTGTCGGAAATCCCGGTGGTGGTGCGCGAAGTCGACGATCGCACCGTGGTGGCGATGGCGCTGATCGAAAACATCCAGCGCGAAGACCTCAATCCGCTTGAAGAAGCGCAGGCGCTGCATCGGCTGATCGAGGAATTCGCACTGACCCACGCGCAGGCCGCCGAAGCGGTCGGCCGTTCGCGCGCGGCGGTTTCCAATCTGCTGCGCCTGCTGGAACTGCCGCCGGCGATCCGCGCGCTGCTGGAATCGCGACGCCTGGAAATGGGCCATGCGCGCGCATTGCTGACGCTGTCGCCGGAACTCGCAAGCAGGCTCGCTTCGGACGCCGCCGAGCACGGCTGGTCGGTACGCGAGGTGGAGCATCGCGCGCAGCAGTTCGCGCACGGCGCGGTGCCCAGCGTGGGCAAGAAGAAGACCGCCGGCAAATCGCGGCCCAGCGCCGACATCGCCTCGCTCGAGAACGAATTGTCGGAAAGCCTGGGCACCAAGGTCAGCATCGCGCACGGCCGCGCGGGCAAAGGCCGGCTGGTGATCCACTACACGGACCTGGATACGCTGGACGGCGTGCTGGAACGCCTGCGCGGCAAGTCCGCCTGA
- a CDS encoding NAD-dependent epimerase/dehydratase family protein, which yields MTILVTGAAGFIGAYVCRQLQELGVRAVGLDNFNSYYDPQLKRDRIAALCPDTNIRTLDLTDRDGLAALFDEVKPTRVIHLAAQAGVRYSLENPHAYVDSNVVGFVNLLELCRHRGVQHLVYASSSSVYGDSAKPPFSEDQRIDRPRSLYAATKAANELMAHTYAHLYGLRATGLRFFTVYGAWGRPDMAPLLFSRAVLAGRPIDVFNHGKMRRDFTYIDDIVAGVLGALKHPPQDDPPHRVFNLGNHTPVELERFIAVIEQAAGKPAEKVYKPMQPGDMVETMADTARAKAAFGFEPVTPIDIGLPRVVAWCRDYFGDNA from the coding sequence ATGACCATCCTCGTCACCGGCGCGGCCGGCTTCATCGGCGCCTATGTGTGCCGCCAATTGCAGGAGCTCGGCGTGCGCGCCGTGGGCCTGGACAATTTCAACAGTTACTACGATCCCCAGCTCAAGCGGGACCGTATCGCGGCGTTATGCCCGGATACCAATATCCGTACGCTCGACCTGACCGATCGCGACGGCCTGGCCGCGCTGTTCGACGAGGTCAAGCCGACGCGCGTGATCCATCTCGCGGCCCAGGCCGGCGTGCGCTATTCGCTCGAGAATCCGCACGCGTACGTCGACAGCAACGTGGTCGGCTTCGTCAACCTGCTGGAGCTGTGCAGGCATCGCGGCGTCCAGCACCTGGTCTACGCAAGCTCATCGTCGGTCTATGGCGACTCGGCCAAACCCCCGTTCTCCGAAGACCAGCGCATCGACCGGCCGCGCTCGCTGTACGCGGCGACCAAAGCCGCCAACGAATTGATGGCGCACACCTACGCGCATTTGTACGGCCTGCGCGCGACCGGCTTGCGCTTCTTCACCGTCTACGGCGCCTGGGGCCGGCCGGACATGGCGCCGCTGCTGTTTTCGCGCGCCGTGTTGGCGGGACGCCCGATCGACGTGTTCAACCACGGCAAGATGCGCCGCGACTTCACCTATATCGACGACATCGTTGCCGGCGTGCTGGGTGCGTTGAAACATCCGCCGCAGGACGATCCGCCGCACCGGGTGTTCAACCTGGGCAACCATACCCCGGTGGAACTGGAACGCTTCATAGCGGTCATCGAACAGGCCGCCGGCAAGCCGGCCGAGAAGGTCTACAAGCCGATGCAGCCGGGAGACATGGTCGAGACCATGGCCGATACGGCGCGGGCCAAGGCCGCGTTCGGCTTCGAGCCGGTGACGCCTATCGACATCGGATTGCCGCGCGTGGTGGCTTGGTGCCGCGATTACTTCGGCGATAATGCGTAG
- a CDS encoding glycosyltransferase family 2 protein — MANPQLSVVVPVFNEQDNVAPLIDEITAALRGVADPSTGLGTSFEIVYVDDHSRDATPEVLKRLKSEVPELRVLRHVTQSGQSTAVRTGIKAARGEWIATLDGDGQNDPADIPKLLAARAAATPDTKLFAGWRVNRQDSGSKRWASKWANAIRARMLRDNTPDTGCGIKLFEREAFLDLPYFDHMHRYLPALMQRAGWKTVSVPVNHRHRATGVSKYNNLNRALVGISDLRGVAWLIRRSKRTAVEEVT, encoded by the coding sequence ATAGCGAATCCGCAACTCTCAGTGGTAGTGCCGGTGTTCAACGAGCAAGACAACGTCGCGCCGTTGATCGACGAAATCACCGCCGCGCTGCGCGGCGTGGCCGATCCCTCGACAGGTCTCGGGACAAGCTTCGAGATCGTCTACGTCGACGACCATTCGCGCGACGCCACGCCCGAAGTATTGAAACGGCTCAAGAGCGAAGTGCCCGAACTGCGCGTGTTGCGCCACGTCACCCAGAGCGGACAAAGCACCGCGGTGCGCACCGGCATCAAGGCCGCACGCGGTGAATGGATCGCTACGCTCGACGGCGATGGCCAGAACGACCCGGCCGACATTCCCAAACTGCTCGCCGCCCGCGCGGCGGCCACGCCCGACACCAAGCTGTTCGCCGGCTGGCGCGTCAACCGCCAGGATTCTGGCAGCAAGCGCTGGGCCTCGAAATGGGCCAACGCGATCCGCGCGCGCATGCTCCGCGACAATACGCCCGACACCGGTTGCGGCATCAAGCTGTTCGAACGCGAGGCTTTCCTCGACCTGCCCTACTTCGACCACATGCACCGCTACCTGCCGGCGCTGATGCAGCGCGCGGGCTGGAAAACCGTCAGCGTGCCGGTGAACCACCGCCACCGCGCGACGGGCGTGTCCAAGTACAACAACCTCAACCGCGCCCTGGTCGGTATCAGCGACCTGCGCGGGGTGGCTTGGCTGATCCGGCGCAGCAAGCGTACGGCTGTGGAAGAAGTTACGTAA
- a CDS encoding lipid-A-disaccharide synthase N-terminal domain-containing protein — MTPDFMNAAIPWLEWTGLHMSPWKLIGLTGALMFGGRWVVQFAASRRHRKPVIPRLFWYMSLVGSVMTLSYFVFSQKQDSVGVIQNLFPAFTAAYSLYLDIRHRGWKRDKASH; from the coding sequence ATGACCCCCGATTTCATGAACGCCGCGATCCCCTGGCTGGAATGGACCGGCCTGCACATGTCGCCATGGAAGCTGATCGGCCTGACCGGCGCGCTGATGTTCGGCGGCCGCTGGGTGGTCCAGTTCGCGGCCTCGCGACGGCACCGCAAGCCGGTGATCCCGCGCCTGTTCTGGTACATGAGCCTGGTCGGCAGCGTGATGACCCTGAGCTATTTCGTGTTCTCGCAAAAGCAGGACTCGGTGGGCGTGATCCAGAACCTGTTCCCGGCGTTCACGGCGGCCTACAGCCTGTATCTGGACATCCGGCATCGAGGTTGGAAGCGGGACAAGGCAAGTCACTGA
- the rpmB gene encoding 50S ribosomal protein L28, whose translation MSRVCQVTGKRVQTGNNVSHANNKTRRRFLPNLHERRFWVASENRWIKLKVSAQALRTIDKNGIDSVLAQLRARGEKV comes from the coding sequence ATGTCCCGCGTATGCCAAGTCACCGGCAAGCGCGTGCAGACCGGCAACAACGTCTCGCACGCCAACAACAAAACCCGTCGCCGTTTCCTGCCAAACCTGCACGAGCGCCGCTTCTGGGTGGCCAGCGAAAACCGCTGGATCAAGCTGAAGGTTTCCGCGCAGGCACTGCGCACCATCGACAAGAACGGCATCGATTCCGTTCTGGCCCAACTCCGCGCCCGCGGCGAAAAGGTCTGA
- the rpmG gene encoding 50S ribosomal protein L33 yields the protein MMASKRDKIRLISSANTGHFYTTDKNKKNTPNKMEVKKYDPVVRKHVIYKEGKIK from the coding sequence ATCATGGCAAGCAAGCGCGACAAGATCCGTCTGATCTCCTCGGCCAACACCGGCCATTTCTACACCACCGACAAGAACAAGAAGAACACGCCGAACAAGATGGAGGTCAAGAAGTACGACCCCGTCGTCCGGAAGCACGTGATCTATAAGGAAGGCAAGATCAAGTGA
- a CDS encoding hybrid sensor histidine kinase/response regulator has protein sequence MLPGWMLLLVSLAYAALLFTVAWWGDRRPLYPQRPWLRPLVYSLALAVYCSSWTFYGAVGSAARTGIGYLPIYLGPLLLLLFGWRILERIALIAQTQNTVSIADFIAARYGRAQRLAALVTLIALTAAVPYLALQYKAVAISLSVLSGQVPTTTLGDPALYVAALMALFAILYGTRQVDATEHHHGMMLAIALESLVKLLALVMVGVFAIGWLGDHDLRVGDATRALIANAPPVGFVGQTLLAFAAIICLPRQFHVAIVECGDVNDIRRARWLFGAYLIVVSLMVLPIAGAGVALFGRDGAVSADSFVLALPLAESHETLALFAYVGGFSAATGMVIVASVALATMVSNDLVMPPLLRRGWAERHGGDVAGTVLWIRRVAIVGFAALAYGYYRASGSDTTLAAYGLMAFAAVAQFAPALIGGLYWRGASRQGVEVGMALGFAMWIYTLLLPTLTEAGWLRPEWLTQGPFGIAWLRPQQLFGLSGWDPLTHGTFWSLLVNVGALMLVSARWRPGFDERLRAAPFLEPYAEKQTLTEGGWRGNVHIADLLALAGRVLGERTARRAFNEQAQTLGTELQPAAGADRAWVQFTERLLAAAIGAASARLVLTSALKGSGMEVAEVVAVLDEAGQELRFNRQVLATTLDNIDQGVSVVDRDMKLVAWNRRYQQMFGYPDGMLYVGRPVAELIRFNAERGELGEGDIDAQVDKRIAYMRAGSPYVFERVRSSGQVTEMRGQPLPGGGYVTSYSDVTEYKRVEGALREINETLEQRVAERSREAEAAQQSRTRFLAALSHDVLQPLNAARLFTSALRDSDQAAEQRHLAERVDTSLRAAEELLDGLLDISRLDAGALLPALSDFDAGDLLQQLVEQYSPVAAGRGIDLRLHASSRPVRSDRRLLRRVLQNFIANAMRYTREGRIVLAARPRGGDVELQVWDTGPGIPAHHLQQIFEEFRRFEQPTDWGERGLGLGLSICQRVSHALGHPLYVRSRVGRGSVFSIRVPSAERAAPAAAREARVGIPESLAGLRVLCVDNDHEILAGMRALLGRWQVHVLSATTVDEALALMEQRPDVLLVDYHLHDRLDGLDTLDALQQRSPQAVPGALLTADGSDAVKQAARARGYRVLTKPVRPASLRAYLAAQQSHASRGAAADAI, from the coding sequence ATGCTGCCTGGATGGATGCTGCTGCTGGTATCGCTGGCCTACGCCGCCCTACTGTTCACGGTGGCGTGGTGGGGCGACCGCCGGCCGCTGTATCCGCAGCGGCCGTGGCTGCGGCCGCTGGTCTACAGCCTGGCGCTGGCGGTGTACTGCTCGTCGTGGACGTTCTACGGCGCGGTCGGCAGCGCGGCGCGCACCGGCATCGGCTATTTGCCGATCTACCTGGGTCCGCTGCTGTTGCTGCTGTTCGGCTGGCGCATCCTGGAACGGATCGCGCTGATCGCGCAGACCCAGAACACCGTGTCGATCGCCGATTTCATCGCCGCGCGTTACGGCCGCGCGCAACGCCTGGCCGCGCTGGTGACGCTGATCGCGCTGACCGCGGCGGTGCCCTACCTGGCGCTGCAATACAAAGCGGTGGCGATCAGCCTGAGCGTGCTGAGCGGACAGGTGCCGACGACGACGCTGGGCGATCCGGCGCTTTACGTCGCCGCGCTGATGGCGCTGTTCGCGATCCTGTACGGCACGCGCCAGGTCGACGCCACCGAGCACCACCACGGCATGATGCTGGCGATCGCGCTGGAGTCGCTGGTGAAGCTGCTCGCGCTGGTCATGGTCGGCGTGTTCGCGATCGGCTGGCTGGGCGATCACGATCTGCGCGTCGGCGACGCCACGCGTGCGCTGATCGCCAACGCGCCGCCGGTCGGCTTCGTCGGCCAGACGCTGCTCGCTTTCGCCGCGATCATCTGCCTGCCGCGGCAATTCCACGTGGCGATCGTCGAATGCGGCGACGTCAACGACATCCGCCGCGCGCGCTGGCTGTTTGGCGCCTATCTGATCGTGGTCTCGCTGATGGTGCTGCCGATCGCCGGCGCCGGCGTCGCCCTGTTCGGCCGCGACGGCGCCGTGTCCGCGGACAGTTTCGTATTGGCGCTGCCGCTGGCCGAATCGCACGAAACGCTGGCGTTGTTCGCCTACGTCGGCGGCTTTTCCGCCGCCACCGGCATGGTGATCGTGGCCAGCGTGGCGCTGGCGACCATGGTCAGCAACGATCTGGTGATGCCGCCGCTGCTGCGCCGCGGCTGGGCGGAGCGCCACGGCGGCGACGTCGCCGGCACGGTGCTGTGGATACGGCGCGTGGCGATCGTCGGCTTCGCCGCGCTGGCTTACGGCTATTACCGCGCCAGCGGCAGCGACACCACGCTCGCGGCTTACGGTTTGATGGCGTTCGCGGCCGTGGCGCAATTCGCGCCGGCACTGATCGGCGGTTTGTACTGGCGCGGCGCGAGCCGGCAGGGCGTCGAAGTGGGCATGGCGCTCGGCTTCGCGATGTGGATCTACACGCTGCTGCTGCCGACGCTGACCGAAGCGGGCTGGTTGCGGCCCGAATGGCTGACGCAGGGTCCGTTCGGCATCGCCTGGTTGCGCCCGCAGCAGTTGTTCGGGCTCAGCGGCTGGGATCCGTTGACGCACGGCACGTTCTGGTCGCTGCTGGTGAACGTGGGCGCGCTGATGCTGGTGTCGGCGCGCTGGCGGCCGGGTTTCGACGAACGCCTGCGCGCCGCGCCGTTCCTCGAGCCTTATGCCGAAAAACAGACGCTGACCGAGGGCGGTTGGCGCGGCAACGTGCATATCGCCGACCTGCTGGCGCTGGCCGGGCGCGTGCTCGGCGAACGCACCGCGCGCCGCGCCTTCAACGAACAAGCGCAAACGCTCGGCACCGAATTGCAACCCGCGGCGGGCGCCGACCGCGCCTGGGTGCAGTTCACCGAACGCCTGCTCGCCGCAGCGATCGGTGCGGCCTCGGCGCGGCTGGTGCTGACCAGCGCGTTGAAGGGTTCGGGCATGGAAGTGGCCGAAGTGGTGGCCGTCCTCGACGAAGCCGGGCAGGAGTTGCGCTTCAATCGACAAGTATTGGCGACCACGCTGGACAACATCGACCAGGGCGTCAGCGTGGTCGACCGCGACATGAAGCTGGTCGCCTGGAACCGGCGCTACCAGCAGATGTTCGGCTATCCCGACGGCATGCTCTACGTCGGGCGCCCGGTGGCCGAGCTGATCCGATTCAACGCCGAACGCGGCGAATTGGGCGAAGGCGACATCGACGCGCAGGTCGACAAGCGCATCGCCTACATGCGCGCCGGTTCGCCCTACGTGTTCGAACGCGTGCGCAGCAGCGGCCAGGTCACCGAGATGCGCGGCCAGCCGCTGCCGGGAGGCGGCTATGTCACCAGCTACAGCGACGTCACCGAGTACAAGCGCGTCGAAGGCGCGCTGCGCGAGATCAACGAGACGCTGGAACAGCGCGTCGCCGAGCGCAGCCGCGAGGCGGAAGCCGCGCAGCAGTCGCGCACACGCTTCCTGGCCGCGCTCAGCCATGACGTGCTGCAACCGCTCAATGCCGCGCGCCTGTTCACGTCTGCGTTGCGCGACAGCGACCAGGCCGCGGAGCAGCGGCACCTGGCCGAACGCGTCGACACGTCGTTGCGCGCCGCCGAGGAACTGCTCGACGGCCTGCTCGACATCTCGCGCCTGGACGCCGGTGCGCTGCTGCCCGCGTTATCGGATTTCGACGCCGGCGACCTGCTGCAGCAGCTGGTCGAGCAGTATTCGCCGGTCGCCGCCGGCCGCGGCATCGATCTGCGCCTGCACGCCAGCTCGCGCCCGGTGCGCAGCGACCGGCGCCTGCTGCGCCGCGTGCTGCAGAACTTCATCGCCAACGCGATGCGCTACACGCGCGAGGGCCGCATCGTGCTGGCGGCGCGGCCGCGCGGCGGCGACGTCGAGCTGCAGGTCTGGGATACCGGGCCGGGGATTCCCGCGCATCACCTGCAGCAGATCTTCGAAGAGTTCCGCCGCTTCGAGCAGCCTACCGATTGGGGCGAGCGCGGCCTGGGCCTGGGCCTGTCGATCTGCCAGCGCGTTTCGCATGCGCTCGGGCATCCGTTGTACGTGCGTTCGCGCGTCGGCCGCGGCAGCGTGTTCTCGATCCGCGTGCCGAGCGCAGAGCGCGCCGCGCCGGCGGCCGCACGCGAAGCGCGCGTCGGCATACCCGAATCGCTGGCGGGCCTGCGCGTGCTGTGCGTCGACAACGACCACGAGATCCTGGCCGGCATGCGCGCCTTGCTGGGACGCTGGCAGGTGCACGTCCTGTCGGCGACGACCGTCGACGAAGCGCTGGCGCTGATGGAGCAACGGCCCGATGTGCTGCTGGTCGATTACCATCTGCACGACCGCCTGGACGGACTGGATACGCTGGACGCGCTGCAGCAACGCTCGCCGCAGGCGGTGCCCGGCGCCCTACTCACTGCCGACGGCAGCGACGCCGTCAAACAGGCCGCGCGCGCGCGCGGCTACCGAGTGCTGACCAAGCCGGTGCGGCCGGCCTCGCTGCGCGCCTATCTGGCCGCGCAACAGTCCCACGCCAGTCGCGGTGCGGCGGCCGACGCGATTTGA